Genomic segment of Sebastes fasciatus isolate fSebFas1 chromosome 3, fSebFas1.pri, whole genome shotgun sequence:
ATTAAAATGCtgtagcagactcagttttaaagctagagtgatgaaatgttggtatcatatgaagctagacaacctaaggaatccattggttcaTGCatccaaccgtgtcatactagcttgtcgagaaggaggttaaataactctccaaacttacgctaaattttggcgaggaaaaacttgacctctgacctcaagatatgtgaataaaaatggtttctatgggtacccacaagtttCCCCtacacagacatgcccactttatgataatcacatgcagtgttttgtatgcagtataaatgttttattttcacctattctaaaatggtgtatttgaatatttctgcatactggggtccctaaacagtcttggaattacataaattgggtctcactgtaaagccgagactcttgtgaatccaatgagcccaattgtattcatggtgatgatgttagtccccagagtagccatttcattgtagtgagaccattttttgagaGCCTTTTctgtattatattccattataaatttgttatattttgagtTGTCACCTGGTGCctcaattttgtgttttcctttaaataaataaagacatttttaccataacttgatgcagaaaaggcagaaattggtacataaaaaaatcactagaatgcaggaaattaagTGTTTGACGCTCACAAATTATTGGGGATGACCCCGAGACCCTCGGCTTAATTGAATCCGATATAAATGTTTAAAgtgcagcctgtgtgtgtgtgtgaatcaagGCTCTTACCGGTGTGTGTCCTGCGGTGTGCTTTGAGGTGGGAGCTCTTGGTGTACACTTTGTTGCAGCCGTTGAAGTCGCAGCGGTGAATTCTCCTCTTTTTCAGCGTGTCAGGAGACTCGGCAGGGAGAGGATGCTTGGCGCCCGAGTGAACTATTACCGAAGGGTTGTTACACctaagagagacacagagaggagagtaTTTGTTAGAGCTCCTTGCTTCATCTGATTTGACCAGGAGAGGGCGCCGGTGTCTGTACAGTAACAGCCACGTCCTTCATGATGTTGAAATCTAATCTAATGCAAGTTTAATTCGGTTGCAGCGACTCTCTGATGCAATAACAACTTCTACCCGTCAGGAAGTTGAAAAACACCTCCCGCCTTTTCCCAGTCCACCACGCCTTTGCTTTTGTCCTGTCAACCCTCTCATGTTTTCATTTAACCATTCAACGATTCATTTGCTGGAATTTAATGACATAAATGCGGACATACAAGAAGATTACGTTTCTAATCCTCTGCGTCTTGAGTGTGAAAGCTTTGTGAGAGATTTTCTGTGCAATGTCAAAAGCCCATCAAACAATAATAGAATcaaaagaaagaggagaaaaccgacattttcatgtgttttagaGTCAAAAACAAGAGGGAGATGTCTTTCCACACTATCATTTAagagtgtgcgtgcgtgtgagtgtgtgtgggtgtgtgtaagTGGCAGTTGAGAGCAGGTGTCGAGTGTTGAAATACAAATCCCTCACAGATCAGTTCTGCGTAAAGGAATGTGCAAAAAATCCCccgcgacacacacacacacacacacacacacacacacttgggtCAACCCATCATTATTATACACAATGAGCGAACGTAACCTATTTTccgtatacatacagtatatttacattGTTCATGTGTTTTGGATGAGAGGTGATGACAGATGAAGACACACCCACTTCCCTTAAGAGTCCAATTATTTCACGGTCATCGAGGGCGACGGCGGCCTGTGATGGCAACCGGCCCGACAACTACAGTTAAGGAAGCAAGAACTAACTGGCAGCATTCCCTCACTATTACACACACAACAGACATGCAATTATTTCTGTGAGGAAAAGccgttatttttttttgtggaagaAGACTGGGAACCAAAACAGATGACGatgggaggtgaggaggaggaggaggaggaggaggaaacaggaaggagaggaggggaagagaagTGGAGGCTGACAaaatcaagatatgtgactgaataGAAGGCGATAAGGAGCTGTGATGAGAGGTGTGGCTGCCGAGAAAGGAGACAGGAAACAGGAGAATAAAAAGACGCCATGGTGGAATGAGGCGGATCTGACACACCCAACACACATTACAGTCAGTGTGTTCATGTGTCGGTCATGACAGTTGTTGTGTTACTGGTCCTGTGTCATCTTCAAGTGTTTTTTAGTTGATTTCCGCTCAACCACGTTCCCGCAACAACAAGAGGAAACGGAGCTTGGGGAGACTATTTTTGTggcatttttttgcatttattagaTAGAAGACAGCAGAGAGTTGACAGGAAATGTATGGCGTTATATTTGTGTCCCAGTGCTGAGTATGAGATGAGACATTTTGAgcacaaataaagtttattgcGTATAAAATTACACTTATGCTCCCCTACTTCCCTAGTGACCAATAACACTTCCAGCGATCGGACTGAAGTAGCCAATTATAAATGACTTACTCCGGAAATCCTGTCATATTGAGGCTGCAactaatcattattttcattgtcgattaatctgtcgatcattttctccattaatcgattttggtttattaaaatgtcagaaaatggtaaaaaaaaatgtcaatcagtgtttcccaaagctcaagatgacgtcctcagatgtgttgttttgtccaaaactcaaagatattcagtttacggtcatagaggagtaaagaaaccagaagatattcacatttaagatgcTTGAATCAGAGAATTTCTGATTTTTGGgggattatcaaaatagttggtaattaatagattaatcgttgcagctctaatgttgAGAGAATGTGTGAATAAGAGCGTACAGAGCAGGGAGCAGTTATTATTGTGTGCTTATGTTGATACAAGTAATAAATGTACTGAGCACAAATTTAATTATTCTTCACTACAAATCATAATTTATgtgcttgcaaaaaaaaaaaaaaagtatctgtGCTAAAAATGTCTCGTCCGTCTTGGGGCTGCACCTGACTTTTATAAAGATCACAACAGGAACAGAGACGATCCGGTCGAAGCCTCTGAACGCGACTTCCATATAGAGTTAAAGAGGAAGCGCCGCAGCAGACGGTGAAACTTATGAAACGTTTGGTGCTTCTTTCAACATGTGTGACAAGTGTCTTAGTCTCACCCGTATTCGTGCGGTATCCTGATGACTGATGATTTCATCTCGTGGCTGCTGTGGAGGTCATGAGAGAGCTCGGAGCGCGGCTCTGTTTTGATTGGCTTGTGCAGGTCATAGGCGTCGCAGCAGTGAACTAAGGAGATAAAAATGGCTAGTCAGTACGGTCAGGATTTATTCAGATTAACACACTGTTAATATTTTATACATCAAATTAAGATTAAATCTGCAAGGACAGGTCAGAGAAGTATTTTCcctttcactttgttttttttatttgtctcagatgtaaaatatatttacatttggttttgttttgtgtttatgcTACTACAGAATGCTTTTGCAAACAAACTATTATCAAAATGTATCTGCCAGTTATgtttgcatctgtgtgtgtatcaaaTATACTGTAGGAGATTCAGTGACGGTGACCACTGTGACCTCCATCAGACTAcagaaaacagaacaaaaagacATGGCTTCCCTATAAGAAACAAAAATCTGCTGAAATTGATATTCTAAATTcagaggaaatgaaaagcacttcctcattttctgaAAAAGATCTGTTCATTGAAGgagaacgttttttttttcctcacaaatcatcctattattttttatttagagaAAAAGCTAGCCAGCACCCGTACACTGATGTTTAATTGTTATGATCCTCTAATTATTTCCTGTTGTTGTTCTTATAATGCCGttgttacacttttttttttttttgtaaatatcaaTTATAGTTTgtttcatttgcatttttttagaACACTTTAGCCACATACAGTACGTTAATAAAGCTCAAATTgaaataaatatcacaataaatCACCTGTCTTGTGCTCCCTGCTTCGATGGTGGTGGTCGTCGTCGCTGGCGATAGTCTGGCTCACCATTATCGACTGATGCAGGTGGAGAGGCGAGGGGTagaggacagacagaggcaCCATGACCGGAGACACcatgacccctgacccctggaTGACTCCGGATCCCGAGCTGATCAGAGGAGCCACCATGGTGGGGTACTGGAGTGAGGCAGTGGGCGGCGGGAGAGCTTGGGAGGGCGAGGAGCGCAGCTGGGAGTGCGGTGTGGAGCAGCGGGGGGACGCGCGGCTCGCCGTGCTGTAGGGGGACGGCGGGGAGCTTCGCAAGGAGGCcggggaggaggcggaggagcagggaggagaggaggaggaagaggaggaggaggaacgtTTGCTGACTGACAGGTCCACGGGCTCCAGCtgggtgtgtgtgaggttgCTGGGGGAGTGGGGGGACTGGGTGAAGGCGTGCATGTGCGTGGGGTGGTAGATGTGGGTGGGATGGGAGAAGATCACTCCGTATGGCTCCGGGGTTTTCACTAACGAAGAGTAGAATGactgcaagagagagaaagaaagagaggatgcAGAAGAAGGAAGAGGGACAAAAGAGCTGTTAAAAATTTCCGTTCAGCGTTGAataacatggaaaacatgtTTCTGCCACACAAACAACCACAGCCAGCCAGAAACTTTAAACACAGCTCTTTTTGCGGATGACTGTTATGTCTCagagtacagtgtgtgtgtgtgtgtgtgtgtgtgtgtgtgtgtgtgtgtgttcattagcCCTCTGCCTGGTAGTGTTTGTTCTCATTGTAtgcaaatgtccactgtacagcAGCCTGTTTgtccaggaagagctggaatgTGGGAACCAGTCTGTCTAGACACGTAGCAGGagtgtgtgtagctgtgtggaagtgtgtgtgtaggtcAGAGTTACTCTATGGCATCAAAACATGTTTGGGCATGATGGGAGCACAaaaacgcacacaaacacacacacatatgcctTACCGTCTCCATGTCTGTCTTCAGAGGGTAGTCATACATCAGCATGGCTGCAAAGGCCAGGctcctacaaaataaaacacacatatacagccATCAGTACACACATCTAATacataacacatttaaacactCGTTTAACACATTTACTTTTCTGTTCAGCGCGGTTTAGCATGGAAACCAGCAATGACCcataatcagtggtggaagaagtactcactTTACATAAAGAACAAATGTAAAAGTGCAGAAGAATAAATAttccattaaaaagtgcatttaAAACCATCCTgaaataaaagtacagaagtattattatcatcataaaaaaaaaagttcttgtTTTGCAGAAATCCAGCCCCTATGACTGATGGTCCAGTGATTCTCAACCTAGGGGTCAggcccctccaaagggtcacaagTTAAATCTCAGGggtcgtgagatgattaatgtggtcggaaaaaaagaaaaaacatagtTCTGCTACATAAatttggatttattttttagCCTTTTCCCTAACCTTTGCCTTTTTGTGTGAAATATTGGCCATATTTTACCTCTTTGGGCCTCAAAACTGTTgtttaaatgaaaccatgtgAGGCTTTTAGAGGGGAAGTGTCTCTTTGATGGAACGGCCAACAACTCATAGACGTCTGACACGAGACGAGGGG
This window contains:
- the klf3 gene encoding Krueppel-like factor 3, which codes for MLMYDYPLKTDMETSFYSSLVKTPEPYGVIFSHPTHIYHPTHMHAFTQSPHSPSNLTHTQLEPVDLSVSKRSSSSSSSSSPPCSSASSPASLRSSPPSPYSTASRASPRCSTPHSQLRSSPSQALPPPTASLQYPTMVAPLISSGSGVIQGSGVMVSPVMVPLSVLYPSPLHLHQSIMVSQTIASDDDHHHRSREHKTVHCCDAYDLHKPIKTEPRSELSHDLHSSHEMKSSVIRIPHEYGCNNPSVIVHSGAKHPLPAESPDTLKKRRIHRCDFNGCNKVYTKSSHLKAHRRTHTGEKPYKCMWEGCTWKFARSDELTRHFRKHTGVKPFQCPDCERSFSRSDHLALHKKRHLLV